A region from the Corynebacterium halotolerans YIM 70093 = DSM 44683 genome encodes:
- a CDS encoding gluconeogenesis factor YvcK family protein → MNDPTPGHRPSRITCLGGGHGLYQTLLAARHCAPERITAVVTVADDGGSSGRIRRELGIIPPGDLRMALAALSHDDETGRMWAQTLQHRFGGNGALAGHAVGNLLLAGLTDVLGSEQRALDTVAQLTGSHGRVLPVCNEPLDIEAEVAGLDDDPRIMRPVRGQVAVATTPGAVRRVRLIPEHPPAGPEALEAIGEADLVTLGPGSWFSSVIPHLLVPSIVDAVNGSDAQKVVVLNLSSEPGETAGFTSERHVHMLTQHAPSLKIDRVLVDNHELPTARERRYLERAAQPLGAEIVFADLREDDGDGGRSNRHDPSKLAAALLAMYRGD, encoded by the coding sequence ATGAACGACCCCACCCCGGGCCACCGCCCCTCCCGCATCACCTGCCTGGGAGGCGGGCACGGGCTCTACCAGACCCTGCTCGCCGCCCGGCACTGCGCGCCCGAGCGGATCACCGCGGTGGTCACCGTCGCCGACGACGGTGGCTCATCGGGACGCATCCGCCGCGAACTCGGCATCATCCCGCCGGGCGATCTGCGTATGGCGCTGGCCGCCCTGTCCCATGACGACGAGACCGGCCGCATGTGGGCGCAGACCCTCCAGCACCGCTTCGGCGGCAATGGCGCACTGGCGGGCCACGCCGTGGGCAACCTGCTCCTCGCCGGCCTGACCGACGTGCTCGGCAGCGAACAGCGGGCACTGGACACCGTGGCGCAGCTGACCGGTTCCCACGGCCGGGTGCTCCCGGTGTGCAACGAGCCGCTCGACATCGAGGCGGAGGTCGCCGGCCTGGACGACGACCCACGGATCATGCGCCCCGTGCGCGGTCAGGTCGCCGTCGCCACCACGCCGGGCGCGGTCCGCCGCGTGCGGCTCATCCCCGAGCACCCGCCAGCCGGCCCGGAAGCCCTCGAGGCGATCGGGGAGGCCGACCTGGTCACGCTCGGCCCCGGTTCCTGGTTCTCCAGTGTCATCCCGCACCTGCTGGTGCCCTCGATCGTCGACGCCGTCAACGGCAGCGACGCCCAGAAGGTCGTCGTGCTCAACCTATCCTCGGAACCGGGGGAGACCGCAGGCTTCACCTCCGAACGGCACGTGCACATGCTCACCCAGCACGCACCCTCCCTGAAGATCGACCGGGTGCTCGTGGACAACCACGAGCTGCCCACCGCCCGGGAGCGTCGCTACCTGGAGCGCGCCGCCCAGCCCCTCGGTGCGGAGATCGTCTTCGCGGATCTGCGGGAAGATGACGGCGACGGCGGCCGGAGCAACCGGCACGATCCGTCCAAACTCGCGGCCGCGCTCCTGGCGATGTACCGCGGCGACTAG
- the rapZ gene encoding RNase adapter RapZ, which translates to MTESRPDAGTPETYPDNAVESAEGLPRPVPEVTQRFPTPPVLITGMSGGGLSSAAKVLEDKGFYVAHNLPPQLMLELLELCAREDSPVEKVAVVTDVRARMFRGSMQQTLHELRARGLTPTILFMDARDDVLIRRFDSVRRTHPLQGDDTLQMGLQREREIVSVIKEIADIVIDTSNLSVHDLRRAIEASLGTMALNRQHVTVQSFGFKHGAPRDADLMLDVRFLPNPYWVPELRQYRGVDGPVSDYVLAGPGADEFIGNFVEMFHSMLDGYQHEGKNFITVAVGCTGGHHRSVAIAEEIGRRLSTDDDFDVNVIHRDINRH; encoded by the coding sequence ATGACTGAGTCCCGCCCTGACGCCGGCACCCCGGAGACATACCCGGACAACGCGGTCGAGTCCGCTGAGGGACTGCCCCGACCCGTCCCCGAGGTGACCCAGCGCTTCCCGACGCCGCCGGTGCTCATCACCGGCATGTCCGGCGGCGGACTCAGCTCCGCGGCGAAGGTGCTCGAGGACAAGGGCTTCTACGTCGCCCACAACCTGCCCCCGCAGCTCATGCTCGAACTGCTCGAGCTGTGCGCCCGGGAGGACTCACCCGTCGAGAAGGTCGCGGTGGTCACCGACGTCCGCGCCCGCATGTTCCGCGGCAGCATGCAGCAGACCCTGCACGAGCTGCGGGCCCGCGGCCTGACGCCGACCATCCTGTTCATGGACGCCCGCGACGACGTGCTCATCCGGCGCTTCGACAGTGTGCGGCGCACCCACCCGCTGCAGGGGGACGACACCCTCCAGATGGGCCTGCAGCGCGAGCGCGAGATCGTCTCCGTGATCAAGGAGATCGCCGACATCGTCATCGACACCTCCAACCTCTCGGTCCACGACCTGCGCCGGGCCATCGAGGCCAGCCTCGGCACGATGGCCCTGAACCGGCAGCACGTGACCGTCCAGTCCTTCGGCTTCAAGCACGGCGCCCCGCGCGACGCGGACCTCATGCTCGACGTCCGCTTCCTGCCGAACCCCTACTGGGTGCCCGAGCTGCGCCAGTACCGCGGCGTCGACGGGCCGGTCTCGGACTACGTGCTCGCCGGCCCGGGGGCCGATGAATTCATCGGCAACTTCGTGGAGATGTTCCACTCGATGCTCGACGGCTACCAGCACGAGGGCAAGAACTTCATCACCGTCGCCGTCGGCTGCACCGGCGGGCACCACCGCTCGGTGGCCATCGCCGAGGAGATCGGGCGCCGCCTCAGCACGGACGACGACTTCGACGTCAACGTCATCCACCGCGACATCAACCGGCACTGA
- the uvrC gene encoding excinuclease ABC subunit UvrC, which translates to MADPTTYRPAPGAIPTDPGVYKFRDEHRRVIYVGKAKNLRSRLNSYFQDVTALHPRTRQMVFTAASVEWTVVASEVEALQLEYTWIKRFDPRFNVKYRDDKTYPMLAVSTGETIPRAFFYRGPRRKGVRYFGPYSHAWAVRETLDLLIRVFPMRTCSKGVYHRHERLGRPCLLGYIDKCAAPCVGRVSADEHREIVDGFTSFLAGNTNKVVRELTGEMEQAAENLEFERAARLRDDLGAINKVMEQQAVVLGDGTDADVIAFATDELEAAVQIFHVRGGRIRGQRGWVVEKAGDQAASGPVADGQPDPALPALMQNFLVQFYGDAVERAQLEDAEDAELNARVEHIERRGVDQLSHTEPRAVQAVPREILVQVLPEEAGQVREVLGELRGAQVDLRVPQRGDKRALAETVERNAKDALRQHKLKRVGDLTARSAALQDIQEALGLDEAPLRIECTDISHIQGTDVVASLVVFEDGLPRKSDYRRYRIREAAGEGRSDDVGSIAEVTRRRFLRHNQDKRAVPEAEEFDGSTFADEQVEEMSTDNRRFAYPPNLYIVDGGAPQVAAAQKVFDELGVVDVHLVGLAKRLEELWLPGEEDPVILPRNSQGLYLLQQIRDEAHRFAITYHRQQRSKRMRVSELDGIPGLGATRRTELVKHFGSVKKLKEATVEEITAVKGFGPKLAQSVFDGLHPEKTGE; encoded by the coding sequence ATGGCTGATCCGACCACCTACCGCCCGGCACCCGGGGCCATTCCGACGGACCCGGGCGTCTACAAGTTCCGCGACGAGCACCGGCGGGTCATCTACGTCGGCAAGGCGAAGAACCTGCGCTCGCGCCTGAACAGCTACTTCCAGGACGTCACCGCGCTGCACCCGCGCACGCGCCAGATGGTGTTCACCGCCGCGTCGGTGGAGTGGACCGTCGTGGCCAGCGAGGTCGAGGCGCTCCAGCTGGAGTACACCTGGATCAAGCGCTTCGACCCCCGGTTCAACGTCAAGTACCGCGACGACAAGACCTACCCCATGCTCGCGGTGTCCACCGGTGAGACGATTCCGCGCGCCTTCTTCTACCGTGGCCCGCGGCGCAAGGGCGTGCGCTACTTCGGCCCGTACTCGCACGCCTGGGCCGTGCGTGAGACCCTTGACCTGCTCATCCGCGTGTTCCCCATGCGCACCTGCTCGAAGGGCGTGTACCACCGGCACGAGCGGCTCGGCCGACCCTGCCTGCTCGGCTACATCGACAAGTGCGCCGCCCCCTGCGTCGGCCGTGTCAGCGCCGATGAGCACCGGGAGATCGTCGACGGATTCACCTCCTTCCTGGCCGGCAACACCAACAAGGTGGTCCGGGAACTGACCGGCGAGATGGAGCAGGCCGCCGAGAACCTCGAGTTCGAGCGCGCCGCCCGCCTGCGCGATGACCTCGGCGCGATCAACAAGGTCATGGAGCAGCAGGCGGTGGTCCTCGGCGACGGCACCGACGCCGACGTCATCGCCTTCGCCACCGACGAACTCGAGGCCGCCGTCCAGATCTTCCACGTCCGCGGCGGCCGCATCCGCGGCCAGCGCGGCTGGGTCGTCGAGAAGGCCGGCGACCAGGCGGCCTCCGGGCCGGTGGCCGACGGGCAGCCGGATCCGGCGCTGCCCGCGCTGATGCAGAACTTCCTCGTCCAGTTCTACGGCGACGCCGTCGAGCGCGCGCAGCTGGAGGACGCGGAGGACGCCGAGCTGAACGCGCGCGTCGAGCACATCGAACGCAGGGGCGTCGACCAGTTGTCCCACACCGAGCCGAGGGCGGTGCAGGCGGTGCCGCGGGAGATCCTCGTGCAGGTGCTGCCCGAGGAGGCCGGGCAGGTGCGCGAGGTGCTCGGCGAGCTGCGCGGCGCGCAGGTGGACCTGCGGGTCCCGCAGCGCGGTGACAAGCGCGCCCTGGCCGAGACCGTCGAGCGCAACGCGAAGGACGCCCTGCGCCAGCACAAGCTCAAGCGGGTCGGGGATCTCACCGCCCGCTCGGCGGCGCTGCAGGACATTCAGGAGGCTCTCGGCCTCGACGAGGCACCGCTGCGCATCGAGTGCACCGACATCTCGCACATCCAGGGCACCGACGTGGTCGCCTCCCTGGTGGTCTTCGAGGACGGCCTGCCCCGCAAGTCCGACTACCGCCGCTACCGCATCAGGGAGGCGGCCGGCGAGGGCCGCAGCGACGACGTCGGCTCCATCGCGGAGGTCACCCGCCGCCGCTTCCTGCGCCACAACCAGGACAAGCGCGCCGTCCCCGAGGCCGAGGAATTCGACGGCTCGACCTTCGCCGACGAGCAGGTCGAGGAGATGAGCACCGATAACCGGCGCTTCGCCTACCCGCCGAACCTGTACATCGTCGACGGTGGCGCCCCGCAGGTCGCCGCCGCGCAGAAGGTCTTCGACGAGCTCGGCGTCGTCGACGTCCACCTCGTCGGCCTGGCCAAGCGGCTCGAGGAGCTGTGGCTGCCCGGTGAGGAGGACCCGGTGATCCTGCCGCGCAACTCCCAGGGGCTGTACCTGCTCCAGCAGATCCGCGACGAGGCGCACCGCTTCGCCATCACCTACCACCGCCAGCAGCGCTCCAAGCGGATGCGGGTGTCCGAACTCGACGGCATCCCCGGCCTGGGTGCCACGCGCCGCACCGAGCTGGTCAAGCACTTCGGATCGGTGAAGAAGCTGAAGGAGGCCACGGTGGAGGAGATCACCGCGGTCAAGGGCTTCGGTCCCAAGCTGGCCCAGTCCGTGTTCGACGGGCTGCACCCGGAGAAGACGGGGGAGTAG
- a CDS encoding PH domain-containing protein, translating to MSDDTGIQKLNHRESTRVEDVDAHDPANQQPTGTGAAAGAGGQSGGLSERQAYAYNALDPTAMTSTKPWELEIRSKRLKVLAWVVVAVVMAVHIFMGAVVDIAYTGASITPIDKWAFVGVGIIISVLGYLAFTRPRVRANADGVEVRNIIGTRFYPWAVIYGLSFPQGSRMARLELPEFEYVPLWAVQAADGAGVVRAVADFRELEAKYMPQD from the coding sequence ATGAGTGATGACACCGGCATCCAGAAACTGAACCACCGAGAGAGCACGAGGGTAGAAGACGTGGACGCACACGACCCCGCCAACCAGCAGCCCACCGGAACCGGCGCGGCCGCCGGCGCCGGCGGCCAGAGCGGGGGGCTGAGCGAGCGCCAGGCCTACGCCTACAACGCCCTGGACCCCACCGCGATGACCTCGACGAAGCCGTGGGAGCTCGAGATCCGCTCGAAGCGCCTGAAGGTGCTCGCCTGGGTGGTGGTGGCGGTGGTCATGGCCGTGCACATCTTCATGGGCGCGGTCGTCGACATCGCCTACACCGGCGCGTCCATCACACCGATCGACAAATGGGCCTTCGTCGGCGTCGGCATCATCATCTCCGTGCTCGGCTACCTGGCCTTCACCCGCCCACGGGTGCGCGCCAACGCCGACGGCGTCGAGGTGCGCAACATCATCGGCACCCGCTTCTATCCGTGGGCCGTCATCTACGGCCTGTCGTTCCCGCAGGGTTCACGCATGGCCCGGCTGGAACTGCCCGAGTTCGAGTACGTCCCGCTGTGGGCGGTGCAGGCCGCCGACGGCGCGGGCGTCGTCCGGGCCGTCGCCGACTTCCGCGAGCTCGAGGCCAAGTACATGCCCCAGGACTAG
- the ribH gene encoding 6,7-dimethyl-8-ribityllumazine synthase, with the protein MSKEGLPEIQHVDAAGLRVAVVSATWNAEICDRLHARAVATGRGCGAEVAEFRVVGALELPVVVQEAARRFDAVVALGCVIRGGTPHFDYVCDSVTTGLTRIALDESTPIGNGVLTTDTQEQAVERAGFPDSVEDKGAESMIAALDTAVTLKTLRAHR; encoded by the coding sequence GTGAGCAAGGAAGGCCTGCCCGAGATCCAGCACGTCGACGCCGCCGGGCTGCGTGTCGCCGTCGTCTCCGCCACCTGGAACGCCGAGATCTGCGACCGGCTGCACGCCCGCGCGGTGGCCACCGGCCGCGGGTGCGGCGCCGAGGTCGCCGAGTTCCGCGTCGTCGGCGCGCTCGAACTGCCGGTCGTCGTCCAGGAGGCCGCCCGGCGTTTCGACGCCGTCGTCGCCCTGGGCTGCGTCATCCGCGGCGGCACCCCGCACTTCGACTACGTCTGTGACTCCGTCACCACCGGTCTGACCCGCATCGCCCTCGACGAATCCACGCCCATCGGCAACGGCGTGCTCACCACCGACACCCAGGAGCAGGCCGTGGAGCGCGCCGGCTTCCCGGACTCCGTCGAGGACAAGGGCGCGGAGTCGATGATCGCCGCCCTCGACACCGCCGTCACGCTGAAGACCCTGCGTGCGCACCGGTGA
- a CDS encoding bifunctional 3,4-dihydroxy-2-butanone-4-phosphate synthase/GTP cyclohydrolase II, with protein sequence MPAPAIQLDSVEEAVADIAAGRAVVVVDDENRENEGDLIFAAELVTPELVAFMVRYSSGYICASLTTEDCDRLDLPPMVARNEDTRQTAYTVTVDAATGTTGISAASRAETIRRLADPETTRRDFTRPGHVVPLRAVPGGVLARDGHTEAAVDLARIAGLRPAGVLCEIVSEDDPTDMARGPELRRFADEHGLKMISIEQLIDWRRRHETQIERIVETRLPTEHGPFRVYGYRHLIEGTELVALVAGELDGAEDVLVRVHSECLTGDVFGSRRCDCGPQLHESLRMVQEAGRGVIVYLHGHEGRGIGLLAKLKAYELQDNGLDTVDANLEQGLPADAREYSTAGQILRDLGVRSASLMSNNPTKCLALDGYGVDIVGRRSVPVAPNIDNIRYLRTKRDRMGHDLPAVAEWDAAHQEGL encoded by the coding sequence GTGCCCGCGCCCGCCATCCAGCTGGACTCCGTCGAGGAGGCCGTCGCCGACATCGCCGCCGGCAGGGCGGTGGTCGTCGTCGACGACGAGAACCGCGAGAACGAGGGCGACCTGATCTTCGCCGCCGAGCTCGTCACACCCGAGCTGGTGGCCTTCATGGTCCGCTACAGCTCGGGCTACATCTGCGCCTCCCTGACGACGGAGGACTGCGACCGGCTCGACCTGCCGCCCATGGTGGCGCGCAACGAGGACACCCGGCAGACCGCCTACACCGTCACCGTCGACGCCGCGACCGGCACCACCGGGATCTCCGCGGCCTCCCGCGCCGAGACCATCCGCCGCCTGGCGGACCCGGAGACCACCCGCCGCGACTTCACCCGCCCCGGCCACGTCGTGCCGCTGCGTGCGGTGCCCGGCGGCGTGCTCGCCCGCGACGGCCACACCGAGGCCGCCGTCGACCTCGCCCGGATCGCGGGCCTGCGTCCCGCGGGCGTGCTCTGCGAGATCGTCTCGGAGGACGATCCGACCGACATGGCGCGCGGCCCCGAGCTGCGCCGCTTCGCCGACGAACACGGGCTGAAGATGATCTCCATCGAGCAGCTCATCGACTGGCGCCGCCGCCACGAGACCCAGATCGAGCGCATCGTCGAGACCCGGCTGCCCACCGAGCACGGTCCCTTCCGCGTCTACGGCTACCGCCACCTCATCGAGGGCACCGAACTCGTCGCGCTCGTCGCCGGCGAACTCGACGGGGCCGAGGACGTGCTGGTGCGCGTGCACTCCGAGTGCCTGACCGGCGACGTCTTCGGTTCCCGCCGGTGCGACTGCGGCCCGCAGCTGCACGAGTCCCTGCGCATGGTCCAGGAGGCGGGCCGTGGCGTGATCGTCTACCTGCACGGCCACGAGGGTCGGGGCATCGGCCTGCTGGCCAAGCTGAAGGCCTACGAGCTCCAGGACAACGGGCTCGACACCGTCGACGCCAACCTCGAGCAGGGCCTGCCGGCCGACGCCCGCGAGTACTCGACCGCCGGCCAGATCCTCCGCGACCTGGGGGTCAGGTCCGCTTCCCTGATGAGCAACAACCCCACCAAGTGCCTGGCGCTCGACGGTTACGGGGTCGACATCGTCGGCCGCCGATCGGTGCCCGTGGCACCCAACATCGACAACATCCGCTACCTGCGCACCAAGCGCGACCGCATGGGCCACGACCTGCCCGCCGTCGCCGAGTGGGACGCCGCCCACCAGGAAGGACTGTAG
- a CDS encoding riboflavin synthase: MFTGLVEEIGTVAALEPQGDALRLTIAARTVLENAALGDSISVNGVCLTVATRDEGSFTADVMQESLDRTGLGQLAVGSRVNLERALAAGDRLGGHIMQGHVDGVGQLLSRTSSEHWDVLRFTLPRSLAHYVVEKGSIAVNGTSLTVSAVGDDFFEVSLIPTTLAETTHGDLAEGDTVNLEVDVLAKYVERMLTHGAAAGPVPGTEGAGD; the protein is encoded by the coding sequence ATGTTCACCGGACTCGTGGAGGAGATCGGCACCGTCGCCGCCCTCGAACCGCAGGGTGACGCCCTGCGCCTGACCATCGCCGCGCGCACCGTGCTGGAGAACGCTGCGCTCGGCGACTCCATCTCGGTCAATGGCGTGTGCCTGACCGTTGCGACGCGCGACGAGGGCTCCTTCACCGCGGACGTGATGCAGGAGTCGCTCGACCGCACCGGACTCGGGCAGCTGGCGGTCGGTTCCCGGGTGAACCTGGAGCGCGCCCTGGCCGCGGGTGACCGTCTGGGCGGCCACATCATGCAGGGCCACGTCGACGGTGTTGGGCAGCTGCTCTCCCGGACCTCCTCGGAGCACTGGGACGTGCTGCGGTTTACCCTCCCGCGGTCCCTCGCGCACTACGTCGTCGAGAAGGGATCCATTGCCGTCAACGGCACATCCTTGACTGTCTCGGCCGTCGGCGACGATTTCTTCGAGGTCTCCCTCATCCCGACCACCCTGGCCGAGACCACCCACGGCGACCTGGCGGAGGGTGACACCGTCAACCTCGAGGTCGACGTCCTCGCCAAGTACGTGGAGCGGATGCTCACCCACGGCGCGGCCGCGGGACCGGTGCCCGGGACCGAGGGTGCCGGGGACTAA
- the ribD gene encoding bifunctional diaminohydroxyphosphoribosylaminopyrimidine deaminase/5-amino-6-(5-phosphoribosylamino)uracil reductase RibD, which produces MITDPALRQALEAALESGDLVRGTTSPNPPVGAAILSAEGELVGVGGTQPPGGPHAEVIALRAAGGRARGGTAVVTLEPCNHTGRTGPCSQALIDAGIARVFFVHPDPNDAAAGGADHLRAHGVEATRIDAHVPALRPWLAAVRLGRPHVTLKFAQTLDGFTAALDGTSRWITGEVARRRVHEDRRRRDAIVVGTGTALADNPSLTARTADGSLYPEQPRRVVIGSREIPADAAPNLHRLGFERHPEISAALAALWEAGARDVLVEGGARLASGFLAAGYVDAVQAYVAPTLLGAGHGVLAGAVGETLADAARFTLESVTRLGDDVLYEMTRKEVH; this is translated from the coding sequence ATGATCACCGACCCCGCACTCCGTCAGGCGCTGGAGGCCGCTCTGGAATCCGGCGACCTGGTCCGCGGCACCACCAGCCCCAACCCGCCGGTCGGGGCCGCGATCCTCTCCGCCGAGGGGGAACTCGTCGGCGTCGGCGGCACCCAACCGCCCGGTGGCCCGCACGCCGAGGTGATAGCCCTGCGCGCCGCCGGCGGGCGGGCCCGGGGCGGGACGGCCGTCGTCACGTTGGAGCCCTGCAACCACACGGGCCGCACCGGCCCCTGTTCGCAGGCGCTGATCGACGCCGGCATCGCCCGCGTCTTCTTCGTCCACCCGGATCCGAACGACGCCGCCGCCGGGGGAGCGGACCATCTGCGCGCCCACGGCGTCGAGGCAACGCGTATCGACGCCCACGTACCCGCCCTGCGCCCCTGGCTGGCCGCGGTGCGGCTGGGGCGCCCGCACGTGACGCTGAAGTTCGCGCAGACCCTCGACGGCTTCACCGCCGCCCTCGACGGCACGAGTCGGTGGATCACCGGGGAGGTGGCCCGACGTCGGGTGCACGAGGATCGGCGCCGTCGTGACGCCATCGTCGTCGGCACCGGCACCGCGCTGGCGGACAACCCCTCACTCACGGCGCGCACGGCCGACGGTTCGCTGTACCCGGAGCAGCCGCGGCGCGTCGTCATCGGCTCCCGGGAGATCCCGGCCGACGCCGCACCCAACCTGCACCGCCTCGGCTTCGAGCGGCACCCGGAAATTTCCGCGGCGCTCGCGGCGTTGTGGGAGGCAGGAGCCCGCGACGTCCTTGTCGAGGGCGGGGCCCGGCTGGCCTCCGGATTCCTGGCCGCCGGGTACGTCGACGCCGTCCAGGCGTATGTCGCACCCACGCTGCTGGGCGCGGGCCACGGCGTTCTCGCCGGGGCCGTGGGCGAGACCCTGGCCGACGCCGCCCGTTTCACCCTGGAATCCGTCACCCGGCTCGGGGATGACGTGCTGTACGAGATGACCCGCAAGGAGGTCCACTGA
- the rpe gene encoding ribulose-phosphate 3-epimerase, with protein MATPIIAPSILSADFSKLGDEVRAVSNADWIHVDIMDGHFVPNLSFGPGITATVDKITDQPLDVHLMIENPEKWVDQYIDAGADCIIFHVEATDDHVGLADHIRSKGVRAGFSLRPGTPIEPYLGDLAHFDEVLIMSVEPGFGGQSFMPEQLEKVRTLRGLIDDNGLDTVIEIDGGISEQTIALAAEAGCDAYVAGSAVYGQDDPAAAVDALRRLATR; from the coding sequence ATGGCTACCCCGATCATCGCCCCCTCCATCCTGTCGGCCGACTTCTCGAAGTTGGGCGACGAGGTTCGGGCCGTCTCCAACGCAGACTGGATTCACGTCGACATCATGGACGGCCACTTCGTGCCGAACCTGTCCTTCGGGCCCGGCATCACCGCCACCGTCGACAAGATCACCGACCAGCCCCTGGACGTCCACCTCATGATCGAGAACCCGGAGAAGTGGGTCGACCAGTACATCGACGCCGGGGCCGACTGCATCATCTTCCACGTCGAGGCCACCGACGACCATGTCGGTCTCGCCGACCATATCCGATCGAAGGGCGTGCGCGCCGGGTTCTCCCTGCGGCCGGGCACCCCGATCGAGCCCTACCTGGGCGATCTGGCACACTTCGACGAGGTCCTGATCATGAGCGTCGAGCCCGGCTTCGGCGGCCAGTCCTTCATGCCCGAGCAGCTGGAGAAGGTGCGCACGTTGCGGGGGCTCATCGATGACAACGGGCTGGACACCGTCATCGAGATCGACGGCGGCATCTCCGAGCAGACCATCGCCCTGGCCGCCGAGGCGGGCTGTGACGCCTATGTCGCCGGTTCCGCCGTCTACGGTCAGGACGATCCGGCCGCTGCGGTCGACGCCCTGCGCCGCCTGGCCACCCGCTAG
- a CDS encoding enoyl-CoA hydratase: MTHHLNHADPADQPLVLAEDQADGHLRLLTLNRHVNRNCLNIPMCEAIDQAMLQAVADGARVVLLQGGGTVFSSGADLSGGVYAEGFYETLLHMLGTIQTLPIPVIAWVNGPAIGAGTQLAMACDMRVVSDTAYFRVPIGDMAIALDEVTIANLENLVGGSLARTMLFTGASLSHQQALASGFAVAEDGFDEALSLAELVAAKAPLTLRHLKYEFSRTSHRPYDKSTREGVAAAAWHSADVEESRIARAEKRSPRFTGR; the protein is encoded by the coding sequence GTGACCCACCACCTCAACCATGCCGATCCAGCGGATCAACCCCTCGTGCTCGCCGAGGACCAGGCGGACGGGCACCTCCGTTTGCTGACTCTCAACCGTCATGTGAACCGCAACTGCCTCAACATCCCCATGTGCGAGGCGATCGATCAGGCCATGCTGCAGGCGGTGGCCGACGGCGCCCGGGTAGTTCTCCTCCAGGGTGGGGGCACGGTCTTCTCCTCGGGTGCCGATCTGTCCGGCGGGGTGTACGCGGAGGGCTTCTACGAGACTCTCCTGCACATGCTGGGCACGATCCAGACCCTGCCGATCCCGGTCATCGCCTGGGTCAATGGCCCGGCGATCGGTGCCGGCACGCAGCTGGCCATGGCCTGCGACATGCGGGTCGTGTCCGACACCGCCTATTTCCGGGTGCCCATCGGTGACATGGCCATCGCCCTGGACGAGGTGACGATCGCGAACCTGGAGAACCTCGTGGGCGGGTCCCTGGCCCGCACGATGCTCTTCACCGGTGCGTCCCTGTCGCATCAGCAGGCGCTGGCCTCCGGTTTCGCGGTGGCGGAGGATGGCTTTGATGAGGCGCTGTCCCTGGCGGAGCTGGTGGCGGCGAAGGCTCCGCTGACCCTGCGTCACCTCAAGTACGAGTTCTCCCGCACCTCGCACCGGCCCTACGACAAGTCCACCCGGGAGGGGGTCGCTGCGGCCGCGTGGCACTCCGCGGACGTCGAGGAGTCGCGGATCGCCCGGGCGGAGAAGCGTTCTCCTCGCTTCACCGGTCGCTGA